The following is a genomic window from Bombus fervidus isolate BK054 chromosome 15, iyBomFerv1, whole genome shotgun sequence.
GTAGCATAGAATAGCAGGATTATTGATCGCATTAAGAAAATGaatgtaaagaaaaaagagaataaattaCGTTGTTTGGAAGTGGAATGTTTCTTGcgtatcaaatattttcctgAAGCGTTGTACTTGTCGATTTacctacatatatgtatatgtatatacatacattaatatatactatatatgtgtgtatatatacatgtatatatagatagatagatggaTACACATAaaattagtaatttataattcgacGATGAACTTAAACTTAATCAATTTTAAGAAATGAACTGCTTCCCGTTCCGGCTCGTAAAAAAAGAGGTGTTTTTCTTCGCGAAGTAGTTACAGGTTGATACACGTAATTCCCTTGTATCGCACCGGTTAATGTCTTTTGCCTTTTCGTACCGGAACTAAGCTCATATTCGAACGGTTCttgctttgaaatatttaaatgcatATGTAACGCGTCCTTATTGTCCTCGATGTCAATTTCGTCATAAAGATGCTCCTGAATATCTACATCACAATCTTGGCTGCTCTCATCGTAACTATCTGTTACCGAGTTTGCAGCTATATGACCGTGAATAGATTCTTCGTACGTTGTGTTTTCTTCGACTGCTTCGTCACCTGAACTTTCCGTTTCTTCAGATACGTCACCGCTGCCTGCGTACTTCATTTCACCCCTTTCAAGTAGTTCCAAATGGTCTGGATATATCATTGCTTTTTTGATAGCTAAAGGATCTTTTCTAGACCATTTCTGTACTTCTTCGTCCATTTTTGCTACTTTGGCCGGATTGATAGCCCACAAGCAACCTTTCCTCTGGTTTCCATTTCCGGCaggtttttcaattttttcgaaaCACTTGTTCAACGATAAATTGTGCCTAACTGAGTTCTTCCAGCCGTTGGGCGCAGTTTTGAAGTACGGAAAGTGCTcgctgaaataaaaaatggacaGTTATCGTCTGACGATTATGGTCGTGTAATTTTCTAAGAAATACATTTctcaacaattaaaaaattaaattatattaaatttatatttcgctGGTACTGTTAGAAACTGAATAAATAtcagaataaaaattgttaatgtCAAAGCATTATTATGGCAACAGTGTAACAATGGATTGCAGTGAGGGGGAATGGAAGCTCGTTAAACAAAGAATAAGCCCCACATTTTCTATGGGGACTGTACCCAGGCATGCACCTGGAACACGGAGGGCCCCATACAAAATGGCAGCTTCCCCCTTGTGTAACCTGGGAATAAAGAGAAAGGAGGACAATACTTTTTCCCCTCGTGGGCCAAGTACCAGAGGGTTTCGACCAGCCCTTATCCTTCCGGCCAAATGGTCGAAAATAAGCGGCTGGCGACACATCGTTTGTCAAATAGGAATCTACcctattgtacgttatgtatcaaaaaaaaatgttaatctcAGTTGAATTCTATCGGACCAATCTCCCTTTTTATAAAAGCATCTCCCTCTCAATTTTACTAGgtttatcgtttaaaatttgCATTTCAAACATCATTTCCTCTGATGTATAAGTACTACACATTCAAAATATATGCTATCGTTTTTATAGGAAGACTATTGGATTTCAGAATATGTATCGTTATAGTCGTAATCGCTGCAATTTTAACTTACCACATAAAATTGTAGATCTCTGAAACTGGCAAAGAACCCGTCTGGCTATTTTTTAACGCCATCGCTATGAGGCACGAATAAGAGTAAGCTGGTTTAGGGTAGGGTTTGTCGTCGTAGTCTGATAGATCgaattccttttctcttttcaccGTCGAGACAGAGGTAGCTCCTGGATTGTTAATGTGCACGTTATTGTTATAGATCTGCTTACGCACGTGCTGATGTGTCTGGTTGGGACTCTGTAACACCTTGAAGTTCTGAATCCTGATACCGGTCATGCCGTTCATTTTTGGTGTAGATTGTGCCTTTGGGTATTGTGGAGAGGTCGTTCTAGCGACGGATATCGCAATCGTTTTCGACTTGGACGGTGTCACCGACTTTGAGATCTCCTGCTCGTCCTCGGAATCCTCTTCCGTTTCCGTGATATCATTCTCGTATTGCTCTTCCGTCTCGGTGTCGTTCTCAATCTCATTTTCCTGCTCGTTCTCGTTGTCGTTCTCGTTCTCATTCTCATTCTCATTCTCGTTTTCGTTCTCGTTTTCTGTGTAACTGCTGCCCTCGTTCTCCGTCTCCTCCTCTACATCGATCTTCTCTTTTGTAtcctttttcgacgaaaaCGAAAAGTGTCTTCGACCGTTGTTTGGGGTAGGACTTCGAATTGCTATGTGAGGCATTACCGAGTTGGGATTCACCATAATGGAGGCCGCATCGCCTCCGCTGAGATCAAGATTAAAATTACTGAAATCAAGGGATCGAGTCAGTTTCTAGAAACATTTATTGCCTCCGTTAGAAGAAAGTCATGTTATATTTTGACTGGTATGGTACAAATAAGACACCTGTTCGAACTGTTGCTGTTGCCATTGAGCAAACTGGTGGAACCAAACCATCCACTGAGGTCGTTCTGGCATCCAATGGGATCGTCGTCCATTTCTAAGCCGGACATGTCGGTAAAATTGAAGCCAAGCTCTGTATGCCCACCGATGACACCTTCGATCTCACATTTGATGTCGACATCGAGCATCTCTTGCAAGGATAGACTGTCCGTACCGAGATAGTAATCCATCGTGAGCCAAGGGTCCCTCGTCGGTCCCTGAACCAGCCCAGTACCGTGTCTACTCTCCGTATCCAACATTCACCTGACTGgaatacaaaaaaaagaaaattgtttttaaatttctatgcAATACCATAATATTCGTCttagaaaaatgattttcttttttataacgCGGTGATCAATGGAACGTTACTAATCGTTATAGGGAATGATCATTTGAAATTGCATACTCCTTCTATTTATTGGAAAAGAGGAAGTAAAATGGGAGCCAGCCGCTGCCTGGTCACAGAAACTATATCGGTTTCTCGTTTATTCTCACATAGATGCCTGTCCCAGCTGCATCGCGCTTAATATTCTGTTCGCTTCAACTGCAGTTTAAAACTCGAGTGGATAATACGCAGTAGCATGACGAAGCTAAGAAACTTGCGAAATATTATGCTACGGCATTAACGATCGACGTCATCGTTccactttgaaaaatatttttacgagccTAACCGAGGGTGCCTGCGTCGAGACGTAAGCTGAAAGCCGTCTATCTTTGCTTCggtaaacgaaaataaagaaaaggaaagaaaagacagCGTGATACCGGcgttaatatatttatctttaaaaaCAGCGAGACGGTAAATTTGGTTGATTTTATCGAGTCTAAGGATCAtcttcgcgatcttttgtagCAAGGCCAATAGATTCTCGACCGTGTCCGTACCCGCGTGACCTCGCGTACGCGCGCCTGTGTGCCGTGGTGTACACAGTGTGTACAAGCGCGCAACGAGGGTCTTGAACCCACAACCGGCTTGTGGGTGTGACTGACTCATAGTACTATAGTCGATTTACTATAGAACGCGTGGACTCGTAGTATATGTCCCCCGTGCTCTCGCTCTCCTCTCCTAGCCCCACTCTTGCTC
Proteins encoded in this region:
- the Jumu gene encoding forkhead box protein N4 jumeau — encoded protein: MLDTESRHGTGLVQGPTRDPWLTMDYYLGTDSLSLQEMLDVDIKCEIEGVIGGHTELGFNFTDMSGLEMDDDPIGCQNDLSGWFGSTSLLNGNSNSSNSNFNLDLSGGDAASIMVNPNSVMPHIAIRSPTPNNGRRHFSFSSKKDTKEKIDVEEETENEGSSYTENENENENENENENENDNENEQENEIENDTETEEQYENDITETEEDSEDEQEISKSVTPSKSKTIAISVARTTSPQYPKAQSTPKMNGMTGIRIQNFKVLQSPNQTHQHVRKQIYNNNVHINNPGATSVSTVKREKEFDLSDYDDKPYPKPAYSYSCLIAMALKNSQTGSLPVSEIYNFMCEHFPYFKTAPNGWKNSVRHNLSLNKCFEKIEKPAGNGNQRKGCLWAINPAKVAKMDEEVQKWSRKDPLAIKKAMIYPDHLELLERGEMKYAGSGDVSEETESSGDEAVEENTTYEESIHGHIAANSVTDSYDESSQDCDVDIQEHLYDEIDIEDNKDALHMHLNISKQEPFEYELSSGTKRQKTLTGAIQGNYVYQPVTTSRRKTPLFLRAGTGSSSFLKID